The sequence GGAGAAACTGAGAATACACAGTGTCAACTCCCAACACCAGGACAGCCTCAGAGTCTACAGGGTCAGTACAAACACAATATTTGCTGTTCTTGGGCTTTACAATTGTTTCTAAATATTTGGCATATAGACAGCAAATAAAACACAGAGACCAGATTTATTTTGTACATATTTCTTTCTATCACACCTTGTATAACTCcaacttccccctctctctctctctctagttcttaGAGCAGTATGACAGTGCAGTAGCTGGAGGCTCCTTGTCGTTCCACTGTGTCTTGTGTAATTACTCCTCCCGCTCTAAACTCCACCTACTGAGACACACCCACTCCACGGGTCATCATAAGAGGGAGGAGCTTCACCGCTTGCAGATTGTGAAAAGGAGGAGCCTGAATAAAGGAGAGGAGCTAGCTGCCATCTTCAGCATCAGGAAGTATACCAGTCCTGAGATAGGTAAGAAATTCAGCTCGTCTTTTCCCACTCCCTTCTctctgaagtgtgcacttgttcattCCTCCTGAGGAATTTAAAAGTATGGGATTATTGTAGACATTGGCAAGAGGGAATTTCAACCATATTTTGTACATCAGTCCAGAACAAATGTATAAATAGGAGAAAATGAACTGCAGGTCTAGGATAAGTCAACGGCGAGGAGAAATGAGAAGAAAGGTGATGGAGcaaggtgaagagagagtgatTGAGAGAAAAGGAATGATTGATTATGGTCAGGGGTCAATTGGGTTAATTGATTTGTCGATGCACATGCTTGTTACATCCCCTATCACCCCGACAACGCTAACAAGCACCTACCGACTCACTGCTATTGAActgtagggtggcaggtagcctagcggttaagcgctttggaccagtaaccgaaaagttgctggttcAAATTCCAGAACTGGCTAGGTGAACAAAAATCTgacgttgtgcccttgagcaaggcatttaaccctaattgctcctgtaagtcactctagataagagcatctgttaaatgactaaaatgtctgtAATATTCCAGAATAGAACTTTCAGGGTCAGTTACCCAGACACTGTCAatagagattctccattgagcatgcaTTTTAGTCCATGACTAGGCTTAGTGAGGGTCAGAAACTAGACTTCCGAGTACTGTTCTAATGACTCCTCCTGTACTCTGTTCTATCTTTGTCTGGTCTAAATCTGGTCTAACTCTGTCTGGTCTAAATCTGGTCTAACTCTGTCTGCTACTCTGTATTAAACAGTCAATAGCAGGTATTTGGTCTGAATGAACTGGTCTGAATCTCAGGAGGCTCTTTAATAGAAAATCAATAATGgatcaatctgtgtgtgtgtgtgtgtgtgtgtgtgtgtgtgtgttttgcgtattaacatatgtgttatttttctAGATGAAAGcagtgaggagggggagaggagagattcCTTATCCCCAGCCAAGCGATCATTCTCTTGGCTGGAGGAGACACAGAGCCCCCTCTCTCCCAAACGCCCCAGAACCGACAAGCACACCACTGACCAACAGACTACTGCCAAGTGCCCACTGTGCCAGGacacactggtacacacacacctgagacgtCACCTCACACTCACTCATAGTGTGGCCCAGGACTGTGTGGACAAGCTCATGAgcactgtaagtgtgtgtgtgtgtgttctagctACCTTTCATAAGCAGAAGTGCAATCAAGCTGAAGGAGTTTGCTTTTAGTGTCTCTAGCAAACAAAGAGTGCTCATCTCTCCACATCACCAACCTCCATTACTTTACCCAGGATGCTAAGtgctctttgtctccctctctgacTTCACTTGACTGCCTTCTTCCTTTTAGTCTTCCTGTttttcccctcatccctctctcacccctccccctcctctcatctctcttaccctctcctctctccctttttcctctcaCTCCCTTTTCATACCTCTCATTCTTCTCTCcacccgtcctctctctctccatctttttctctgcaccccttgttctctctcgtcccccctctccaccccctctttctccatctttctctctgcgcctcctctttctctctctcaccccctctcaacccccccctcgctctctctctccatctctctgctaccacagcCCCCATTTTCcacccctctcccgctctctctgatAGTAGTGTAGGTTCATTAATTCAGTCTGGGGTGATGATGGCCATTATGTTCCTCGCTTTCCAATTACTCTCTCAAGATTAAGCCTGACCTTCACTCTCTCACTGCTGCACCCGCATATGTGTATgcgtctcttctgtctctgccatgccatgtgtgtgtgtcttctttcTGTGTGTGGTTGATTTAAAACACTCTTGATTCTATTTCCCTCCATCTCGTATTATTATTCATTGATTTAGAAGTAAAGTGTGTAATGGGAGAATGAGGTGATGTAGACAATAAAGGAGCATCACTATTATTATTCCATCTGCACTATCAAACAGGAAAGACACTGTTTTGACTGACTATAAAGGCAATCAGTCATCTGGATAGGTTCAGACTGACATTCAAAACCTGTGTTGTTGGATTCTTTTCCAGGTGGCAGTGGAACTGCCAGAGATTCTACAGAAAGAGACACTGCAGAGGGATTCCCATTCAAACGACTCCAACACAAACGAATATCAAACAAACGATTCCAACACAATGGACTTTTACGCAAAGGAGTCCCTCAGAAATGAGTCTCAATCAAACAACTCCCATATAAATGAAGAAGAAGTGATACCAGCCAAAGATGTCCCTGCTCTGCCCACCCGTCCTTGTGAGGACCAGCATCTAGCAGAGGACAACACCTCTCACCTCCCAGTGTCCCCCAGCTCTTCCCctcccccccccactcctccctctccctccctcagccacCTCCCTTCATCCGCcttacccccctctcctctcagcgATGCCCCTCCCTCCTCTGATCGTCATGGTTACAGGTTCCGCTGTGGCAGGTGCAGTCTAGCATTCCGGACACAGGAGAAGCTGAAGCTGCACTGGCAGTACCATGCCATGAGGGCGGCGACAGAGTGCCACCTCTGCCCCAGACGCTGCCGCAGCCAAGAGGCCCTGCAGAGACACCTGCTCAACACACACCTACAGGACCTACACCTACAGGGTACACACCCTGACCAGAGTGGAGCACACGTCCAACGACCAACCAGcctggagggggaggaagaggagggggagagtatGAGTGAAGAAGataaggaggaggaagatgaggaggcgGAGGgaaatgaaggagaggaggatgaaaagGATGACccagatgaggaggagaggcccAGTCCAGGGGTTAGTAATAGTGACAAGGGTTCagggcagcaggaggaggagacagggtcAGAATCCAGCCCCCTCATCAAGGGCTCGAACCCGACTCTGGAGCGGTTCCTGGACCCGGCTCGGCCCTACAAGTGTTCAGTCTGCTGTGAGTCCTTCACTCAGAGAACCATCCTGCTGGTCCACTATAACTCTGTGTCCCACCTCCACCGAGCCAAAGCCAGACGGGCCCTGCATGACTGCAGCCCCAGTCATGCTGACACCCCCCAGGGCCTGGAACCAAGCCCCTACCGGTGTAGCCTGGCCTCTGACCCCAGGCCCTACCGCTGCAGAATGTGTGGGGTGGCCTACAGCCAGAGCTCCACCCTGGACATCCACCTCCGTTCTGTACTGCACCAGACACGAGCCCGTGCAGCTCGGACCCAGCTACCACTGAACCCCCACACTCACCAAACTctagctccagcctcagcctcaacCCAGCCTCCCCACACCCCAGTCCCATCCTTGGTCCAAACCCAGACCCCTGCCTCCAGCCCTTTgcctggaggaggagaggcatcTACCAAGGGAACCCCCCCAGCAGTCACCAGACCAGCCCCTGCCTCCCCAAGTCCCTGTTCCTCCCTGAGTGAAGCCCAGCTGAGTGTGGGTGTCTCTGGCCAGGTTAAGGGTCAACAGGCTaagaggaggagagtagaggacctGACCGCTTCCGCAGGACAGCAGGACCTGACGTTACTCCAACAGCAATTAGCCCAGGCCCAGATacaacagcagcaacaggagTTAGCCCAAGCCCAGATACAGCAACACACAGCCCTCCTCCAGCCCCAGATCTTTAGTCCAACACTGCTTCCACACCTCCCCTTACTGCAACATAACCTCCTAAAGCAGCACCTCCCTTCAGCAGCAGAGATTCTCCAACACGGGaacctcttccctcccctccccttatcCCCAGACAGCCTATTCTCTCTACAGCAGCAGCTGCTACTGTCCTTCTACCTTTCTGGAGGGCTGCTACTCAACCCCAACACAACCCTTATGAACCAGACCAGCTCAGCTGTCTCCCCTCAGACCAGCTCAGCTGTCTCCCCTCAGACCAGCTCAGCTGTCTCCCCTCAGACCAGCTCAGCTGTCTCCCCTCAGACCACCTCAGCTGTCTCCCCTCAGACCACCTCAGCTGTCTCCCCTCAGACCACCTCAGCTGTCTCCCCTCAGACCACCTCAGCTGTCTCCCCTCAGACCACCTCAGCTGTCTCCCCTCAGACCAGCTCAGCTGTCTCCCTTCAGACCAGCTCAGCTGTCTCCCTTCAGACCAGCTCAGCTGTCTCCCCTCAGACCAGCTCAGCTGTCTCCCCTCAGACCAGCTCAGCTGTCTCCCCTCAGACCACCTCAGCTGTCTCCCCTCAGACCAGCTCAGCTGTCTCCCCTCAGACCACCTCGAACCAACACCCCCAGATAGAGAGGCTTGGACCACCCTCTCCACAGCCAGAGACGAATAGAATCCAGTTTCCAGCCCATGCCCCGAAATGTGAAACCCAGGCTGAGACCGCTGACAGTGACTCCCCCCTCCACCAGACAGAGAAAGAATACaacccatcctcccctcctgagggagatggagagaagaacgGAGAGATGCAGGAGAGtgagaagaaggagagagcagagaaggcCCTCAGAGTTCTGTTGGAAAGATACGGCTGGGAACTGGCCCTACAAAGCACTCAgagcagacagagacagcagaacagagagatggagggatgcctggaggaggaggagaagcagtGTGGAGAATGTGGGAAGCTGTTCTCTGACTCTCTGATCCTGAAGAGCCACCAGGAGTTTGTTCACCGCCAGATGATCCCTCCTGTAGTGTTGGAGATGTTCTCCAGACAGTACAGGCTGCAGTACGACCGCCTCTACCCCCTCAGACCCTTCACACCGGGGGACACTGAGACAACTATTGTTGCACCCCTAACCCCAGCTTCAGCACCTGCACTTGCACCTTTACCCCCAGCACCAGCCTCAGATTCAACCCTCGACCAAGCCcaatccctctccatctcccaaaCCTCAGTCCCGGCCCTTACCCCAGCTGCAACCCTAACAGCCATAGACCCAGCTGTGCCACCACCACCAGCATCCGTATCTGTAACCCTGTCCCCAGACCAAGCCCCAGTTAATTTCCTCTCCCCAGTCCAAGCCAGAGCCTCACcaacaccctctcctcctccacccccccgcCAACCACAACCACTTTCAGAGCAGGACAGTACCACAACGACAACCACCCCTTGCCCTGACCCCACTCAAACTATCATACACAAGCCCAAACTCTCCATACCCCCTCTCCCCTTACCCCAACTCCCCCTACCCCGTCTTCCTTTAtccaacctctcctctcttcccttccccatagacccctctctcctcccccttggTCTAATGCAGCCCATAGCCCTCCAGTCAATGCTTCAGTACCAGTCCCTGTTATCGTCCTGCCACCAACCACCCTTATCCCTATACACCAACACCCATTCTGCTCCTAGCCCAGCCTTGCCCCcatacactaccacccactctgcTCCTAGTCCAGCTCTAACCCcatacactaccacccactctgcTCCTAGCCCAGCTCTACCCcatacactaccacccactctgcTCCTAGTCCAGCTCTAACCCcatacactaccacccactctgcTCCTAGCCCAGCTCTACCCCcatacactaccacccactctgcTCCTAGTCCAGCTCTACCCCcatacactaccacccactctgcTCCTAGTCCAGCTCTACCCCcatacactaccacccactctgcTCCTAGCCCAGCTCTACCCCcatacactaccacccactctgcTCCTAGCCCAGCCCTACCCCcatacactaccacccactctgcTCCTAGCCTAGCTCTACCCCcatacactaccacccactctgcTCCTAGCCCAGCTCTACCCCcatacactaccacccactctgcTCCTAGCCCAGCCCTGCCCCcatacactaccacccactctgcTCCTAGCCCAGCCCTGCCCCcatacactaccacccactctgcTCCTAGCCCAGCTCTACCCCcatacactaccacccactctgcTCCTAGCCCAGCCCTGCCCCcatacactaccacccactctgcTCCTAGCCCAGCTCTACCCCcatacactaccacccactctgcTCCTAGCCCAGCTCTACCCCcatacactaccacccactctgcTCCTAGCCCAGCTCTACCCCcatacactaccacccactctgcTCCTAGCCCAGCTCTACCCCcatacactaccacccactctgcTCCTAGTCCTGCTCTACCCCcatacactaccacccactctgcTCCTAGCCCAGCCCTGCCCTCTCTGAAGCGTAGGCTGGAGGAAGGGACAGAGGTTAGGCCTATGAGTGATGTGATGGccggtgatggagagagggagggagagggggatgagcaGAGGAGGGATAGGCGCCAGAGGACCACCATCAGTGCGGAGCAGCTAGAGGTTCTGTACCAGCGCTACAGTCTGAACTCCAACCCAACCCGCTCTGTACTGGAGGGCATCACCAGGGACACGGGCCTGAAGAAACGTGTGGTGCAGGTACTTTATCATTCTCATAGTAACATTTCTATAATTCTGTAATGCTGAATCATCTTTTGTGTAATAACATGTAATAATGCTGTGGTTGTCTGTCCTTCCTCAGGTATGGTTCCAGAACACTAGGGCTCGTCAGAGGAAGGGCCAGCTCCAGACCCTGGGGAGAGGAGGTTTAGGTGTGGGTCTGGGTGACAACCACAGGCGCTGTCCATTCTGTAGGGCTTTGTTCAAGGCTCAAAGTGCCCTGGATGCCCATGTTAGGGCCCGCCACTGGTCCCAGACTGACAGACCTGCCTATGGTCTGTCTCATCAGATAGGTTCCGCTGATGACTTCAGCTTTTCTCACAACCATGGATCCTACAGAGACAGGGAGGGTCCCCCACTGTCCCTCcagcattctccctctctctcccaccatccttctctccctccccccctccatccctccccgaACCCCTTTCATCCCTCCCCAAGCCCCGGGGTCATCCCCACTGAGAGAAAATACATTTCTGGGAAAACAgatttgacctttgacctgaACGAACCCGAcatggaagaggaggaagaggaagaaggtcTGTCAGTAAAAATATTCCCTTCGTCTGACCAGGCTCATGTGGGTAACCATAGCAATCTGTTGTCTCTGGGATACAAATATGGCATGGCAAGCTTCAACGTTCAAGACTGTGACCAGAACTCCAGTCCAAGTCTGTCTGAGAGTGTGGATAGGCATGGACcgagacagcagcagcagcagaggcagCGTACACAGATGACCCCCCAGCAGGTGGTCAAGCTCAGAGCCTGTTACAGGGAGCACCCCACCCCCAGCCCCCTGCAGTGTGAGGGCCTGGGACGGCAGCTGGGGCTCCCACGCAGGGTGGTGCAGGTGTGGTTTCAGAATGGCCGGGCCAAGGAGAAGAGGGCAAGGAGCCTCAGAGTTGACCCCACCACAGGATAGAGGGAAAGGCAgcagaggacaggggagagagcgCACACAGCCATGACCTAAGTGCACGTCACAACAATAAACCAACCGGATGCCACAGAAGCCAAAGAGCATTCTACCAGTGTACCTCACCCCTTActcagccccaaaacatcacagGGCAGACCTCCTCTAGAGCTTTAAGACACCACtcctgtgttcctctctctcctttcccctcctctcctgtcctccaacCGATACCTCAGGAGTTAACCCCTCCATGCCAACAGATGTCCCTGTTCTGACAATAGAATCTGGAGAACCAGGACACAGTAGGTGCCCCTCCCACTTCTGTTTAAAGACTACTAGTGCAAGTATCAAACTGTTAGATGTTTTAGTGTATAGAACATTCTTTCAAAGTATAAGAAAactgaaagaaacaaaagcagCTACGGAAAACAAAAAATTAAAATATTCTTTACAAAGAGCATCTGCAAAGACTGGCTTGGATTCCAAAGCTCGTAACCAAAACCTTACATGTCCGTGGATTGTGTTGTCAACATGGTGTTTTTCATTTCCAAACCACAGTACAGCCCATACAGTGAAGAGTAGATCTGAGACTGGTGCGTATCAATAGACTGACTGGTCTATGTGGTGCTGAAGCAGACCTCAACCTTCTCAAGCCAATGATGACTCTACTGCACATGTACTGAACGCTCCTTATGTGGAAAATAGGCCAAATAGCACTGAGCTAAGTCCACTTTGTCCTTTATGTGAGAGGTCGTATAAGAAGCTATTTTGATAACGTTCGACCAATATATGTCACAACTTTAACCAAACACTACACAACATTGTCTGTGTTTAGTAAATGTTAATGAATATGAATACAATGGATTAACGGTCGTTATTATGCTTTGATAAGACAAGTGTTATTTTGTGGTGTATGAGAACATAATGTAGGCGTTATGATGTGGAGTTGCCTTTTCTTCTTATTTGAGTAAATACTAATATGTTGTGTAATATAATTCCATGTATACTATACTCAGGCCAACTGAACTGTTTTTATTTGGTCGTAGTAATGTACTAGTTTATCTTCTGTTCCTAATGCCAGACACAAAGTCTGTTTTGAAACCTTATGATGTAAATATCGACTGTTGATATGAAGTTCCTATAATGGTAGTTCTAAAGAAACCTCTCTGGATTTCAGATATCTGAGCTTTCTGACCGATAATTGATAGTTCCATTATTACAATGTTAAATGGTGTGAGGAGTAaattaatgtacagtatgtagctTTTATATGGTCGACTCAGTCTCCCCTGAGACGGCCTCTGTTCTGACGGGCCATACTCACTGAGTTACTGACGTAATACTGATGAAAACTTTGGATGTTGTGTGCACttaactctctcacacactctaaccgtctttctttctctctctctttttctctctcactctcgctctctctctctcatctctcctcttttTGTTCTCTAAATGTAATAATATTACTGTAGTAATAGTAACAGTAATAACTATGATAATATTGAATGCTTTAAAACACGACCCAAAGACAATAACACTGTAACCATCGATGCATAAATGCCACAGAAAACAACTTAAAAAGTTTACTTGATAATGTAATATTGATTGTTGGGAAGAAAGAGTGACTGTATCAGAACTGCTGTATCTGCCTCTTCACCAGGCCACTGGTGAGTGTACACTGTTACCTCCAGAAAAACCAAAACCTGTTATTATACTAGGATGGAGGAGCAACACCCCCCAGCTACTAGTGCACTCAGTAGGAGTGTACTCAGTAGGGAACCAAACCCCAGCCCCTAGTGCACCATACTCAGTAGGGAACTACTTCAGAGCCATTGCAGTGTGTAGAGCGGTTGAAATGTTTTCCTCCTCAATGTCTTTCTGACCAGATAGATTCTTCCATCTCAGTCTTTGAGGATGTCCAGTTGGCTGCTAACGTATTTTGTAATACTTTGATAACAACaaactgttataacacacatgaCGCTGTTCATAACCTGACCTTTTATTCTGATGTTAACAAAGAGATACTTGGGGCGCCAGTATTTACTCAGTAATGTATTACGATGTGGACAGTGGTTTCTAAACAAAGATACTATAAAGATAAGATACTTCTATACTTAAGATCCTGCATAGCTATTCTATGGCAGGTTGGATTGTATCTAGCCCAAACCTTCCACAGGTCTGTGTACCAGTATGTTTCTGATCTTGTGTCGCTGGCTTGTTTAGCCATGTTTGTTTCTGCTTTAGGCCAACAATGTAGCCTTATAGCCACGTAGCTATGTAGCCATGCTTGTCTCTGCTATAGGCCAGGCAACAATGTAGCCATGTAGTGACATAGACACGTATCCCATGTACCTGGGTAGCCACGTAGTCATGTAGCCACACAGATTGTAGCCATGTAGCTATGTAGCCATGCAGTGATACTGAACACAGAAACAGTCTGTCATCCAGGCTAACCTTCCAAAGGATTCTAACTCTGTTTACCCTTAGCTCTATATCTGACCAATGTTTACCACAATACCAATGATCTTTCTTCTGTACTGAAATTCCAAATACTGTACCACTTGGCAGTTGTTATGTACATATTGTTGTTTTATTCCTTTTGCTTATTTTCTGAATAACTGTAAGATGTAAATATTGTGTCGTTCCTGGAAGCTGTTGCC comes from Salmo trutta chromosome 7, fSalTru1.1, whole genome shotgun sequence and encodes:
- the LOC115196703 gene encoding LOW QUALITY PROTEIN: zinc finger homeobox protein 3-like (The sequence of the model RefSeq protein was modified relative to this genomic sequence to represent the inferred CDS: deleted 2 bases in 1 codon); translated protein: MDSGEGGRGRDGGREGGEPDISTKPLSHPLLTPEVIPCKGSPSRTSAPAPAKEPSNLTQTEQGGAEGTAGREETPEGEGGIYSQNNGVTLKEEQEKEEKLNEKKEKERLLLVDDREETGRKNLAPAFSSKDRGEEEKEKEEEEEEREEAISNQSQTKSKCSLLPRQSQHSSASSTVMASGTLNSNIHITPSNSPKHSTSPSTCPKLSLSPSNSPKHSTSPSNSPKRSSFFPSSPYRQNETEVRDTGEVQGNSPSFPLSFKPQQSALSESTSTPAKDDGRADATHTSLIANGDTAKVPKPNNNPEVRDGDREMEIERNDDEGNGEKEREGDENIETVSKYLHSSPSSSSSPSSPISLNSHMALMHSRNSCKTLKCPKCNWHYKSQQTLQVHLREKHPESGGSCVCGGLGENCVCGGSRGVCLYCSTGKAHPRLSRGESYVCGYKPYRCGVCDYATSSKGNLSIHMQSDKHLSNVQAAGQTQHVHSTHTHSTHSGGSTVRDTAGDQVYGHTHPEVTQPPENTPPYPSHPSSQGKRWRCEVCDYETSIARNLRIHTTSEKHTQNVLRLKHTHNVLQLQRSYYLAHCRSLPPQLTLLHSIGGEQSLDMHQLTAEEPVAPDSTLTPSPSPPPSSSPSPSPSPSPLSLSPSPPPPLSLSSSSPLYRGVFRCLVCFSFSSDSLESLGSHLSAPRSLPQSEWRCLVAGGCYCRLCGYSTPLTANFTLHCQTDRHRARYQLAAHLWERGEKGEAVDWEEVGKLVATGNLVQLKCNVCDFQTSSLEKLRIHSVNSQHQDSLRVYRFLEQYDSAVAGGSLSFHCVLCNYSSRSKLHLLRHTHSTGHHKREELHRLQIVKRRSLNKGEELAAIFSIRKYTSPEIDESSEEGERRDSLSPAKRSFSWLEETQSPLSPKRPRTDKHTTDQQTTAKCPLCQDTLVHTHLRRHLTLTHSVAQDCVDKLMSTVAVELPEILQKETLQRDSHSNDSNTNEYQTNDSNTMDFYAKESLRNESQSNNSHINEEEVIPAKDVPALPTRPCEDQHLAEDNTSHLPVSPSSSPPPPTPPSPSLSHLPSSALPPSPLSDAPPSSDRHGYRFRCGRCSLAFRTQEKLKLHWQYHAMRAATECHLCPRRCRSQEALQRHLLNTHLQDLHLQGTHPDQSGAHVQRPTSLEGEEEEGESMSEEDKEEEDEEAEGNEGEEDEKDDPDEEERPSPGVSNSDKGSGQQEEETGSESSPLIKGSNPTLERFLDPARPYKCSVCCESFTQRTILLVHYNSVSHLHRAKARRALHDCSPSHADTPQGLEPSPYRCSLASDPRPYRCRMCGVAYSQSSTLDIHLRSVLHQTRARAARTQLPLNPHTHQTLAPASASTQPPHTPVPSLVQTQTPASSPLPGGGEASTKGTPPAVTRPAPASPSPCSSLSEAQLSVGVSGQVKGQQAKRRRVEDLTASAGQQDLTLLQQQLAQAQIQQQQQELAQAQIQQHTALLQPQIFSPTLLPHLPLLQHNLLKQHLPSAAEILQHGNLFPPLPLSPDSLFSLQQQLLLSFYLSGGLLLNPNTTLMNQTSSAVSPQTSSAVSPQTSSAVSPQTSSAVSPQTTSAVSPQTTSAVSPQTTSAVSPQTTSAVSPQTTSAVSPQTSSAVSLQTSSAVSLQTSSAVSPQTSSAVSPQTSSAVSPQTTSAVSPQTSSAVSPQTTSNQHPQIERLGPPSPQPETNRIQFPAHAPKCETQAETADSDSPLHQTEKEYNPSSPPEGDGEKNGEMQESEKKERAEKALRVLLERYGWELALQSTQSRQRQQNREMEGCLEEEEKQCGECGKLFSDSLILKSHQEFVHRQMIPPVVLEMFSRQYRLQYDRLYPLRPFTPGDTETTIVAPLTPASAPALAPLPPAPASDSTLDQAQSLSISQTSVPALTPAATLTAIDPAVPPPPASVSVTLSPDQAPVNFLSPVQARASPTPSPPPPPRQPQPLSEQDSTTTTTTPCPDPTQTIIHKPKLSIPPLPLPQLPLPRLPLSNLSSLPFPIDPSLLPLGLMQPIALQSMLQYQSLLSSCHQPPLSLYTNTHSAPSPALPPYTTTHSAPSPALTPYTTTHSAPSPALPYTTTHSAPSPALTPYTTTHSAPSPALPPYTTTHSAPSPALPPYTTTHSAPSPALPPYTTTHSAPSPALPPYTTTHSAPSPALPPYTTTHSAPSLALPPYTTTHSAPSPALPPYTTTHSAPSPALPPYTTTHSAPSPALPPYTTTHSAPSPALPPYTTTHSAPSPALPPYTTTHSAPSPALPPYTTTHSAPSPALPPYTTTHSAPSPALPPYTTTHSAPSPALPPYTTTHSAPSPALPPYTTTHSAPSPALPSLKRRLEEGTEVRPMSDVMAGDGEREGEGDEQRRDRRQRTTISAEQLEVLYQRYSLNSNPTRSVLEGITRDTGLKKRVVQVWFQNTRARQRKGQLQTLGRGGLGVGLGDNHRRCPFCRALFKAQSALDAHVRARHWSQTDRPAYGLSHQIGSADDFSFSHNHGSYRDREGPPLSLQHSPSLSHHPSLPPPLHPSPNPFHPSPSPGVIPTERKYISGKTDLTFDLNEPDMEEEEEEEGLSVKIFPSSDQAHVGNHSNLLSLGYKYGMASFNVQDCDQNSSPSLSESVDRHGPRQQQQQRQRTQMTPQQVVKLRACYREHPTPSPLQCEGLGRQLGLPRRVVQVWFQNGRAKEKRARSLRVDPTTG